One part of the Meleagris gallopavo isolate NT-WF06-2002-E0010 breed Aviagen turkey brand Nicholas breeding stock chromosome 20, Turkey_5.1, whole genome shotgun sequence genome encodes these proteins:
- the NOG gene encoding noggin, with the protein LRLQQGSCQHYLHIRPAPSDNLPLVDLIEHPDPIFDPKEKDLNETLLRSLMGGHFDPNFMAISLPEDRLGVDDLAELDLLLRQRPSGAMPGEIKGLEFYDGLQPGKKHRLSKKLRRKLQMWLWSQTFCPVLYTWNDLGSRFWPRYVKVGSCYSKRSCSVPEGMVCKPAKSVHLTILRWRCQRRGGQRCTWIPIQYPIIAECKCSC; encoded by the coding sequence CTCcggctgcagcagggctcctGCCAGCACTACCTGCACATCCGCCCGGCTCCCAGCGACAACCTGCCTCTGGTGGATCTAATCGAGCACCCGGACCCTATCTTTGACCCCAAGGAGAAGGATCTTAACGAGACCTTGCTAAGGAGCCTCATGGGAGGACACTTCGACCCTAACTTTATGGCTATTTCCCTGCCCGAGGACCGGCTCGGGGTAGACGATCTGGCCGAGCTGGACTTGCTGCTGCGGCAGAGACCCTCGGGAGCGATGCCCGGCGAAATCAAGGGGCTGGAGTTCTACGACGGGCTGCAGCCGGGCAAGAAGCACAGGCTGAGCAAGAAGCTGCGCAGGAAGCTGCAGATGTGGCTCTGGTCCCAGACCTTCTGCCCGGTCCTATACACGTGGAACGATCTCGGCAGCCGCTTTTGGCCCCGGTACGTCAAAGTGGGCAGCTGCTACAGTAAAAGGTCTTGCTCGGTCCCAGAAGGCATGGTCTGCAAACCTGCCAAGTCCGTGCATTTAACGATCCTGAGGTGGCGGTGCCAGCGGCGGGGCGGGCAGCGGTGCACGTGGATCCCCATCCAGTACCCCATCATCGCGGAGTGCAAGTGCTCCTGCTAG